From Alienimonas californiensis, a single genomic window includes:
- a CDS encoding ExbD/TolR family protein — protein sequence MTPLIDVTFLLVTFFLAASQLVKIDAGERVDLPSATLAAAAEAATPNRVTVTVAADGTLRVAGQVRDRAFVAALFAEAGTKPDPEVRLRCDRAAPFSEVEPLLVACAEAGVRDVKFAVLQRDGGGGDR from the coding sequence ATGACGCCGCTGATCGACGTGACCTTCCTGCTGGTCACCTTCTTTCTGGCCGCCTCCCAGTTGGTGAAGATCGACGCCGGGGAGAGGGTCGACCTGCCGAGCGCCACGCTCGCCGCCGCCGCCGAGGCGGCGACGCCGAACCGCGTGACCGTGACGGTCGCAGCCGACGGCACGCTGCGGGTGGCCGGGCAGGTGCGGGACCGGGCGTTCGTGGCGGCGCTGTTCGCCGAGGCCGGGACCAAGCCGGACCCGGAGGTCCGTCTGCGGTGCGACCGGGCGGCGCCGTTCTCGGAGGTCGAACCCCTGCTGGTCGCCTGTGCGGAGGCCGGCGTGCGGGACGTGAAGTTCGCCGTGCTGCAACGCGACGGCGGCGGGGGGGACCGATGA
- a CDS encoding tyrosine-type recombinase/integrase — translation MSVTRKRRTPALVHHKPTGQARVRIGGRDFYLGRYGSPEAEAAYHRLLADWRETGIVPPTAKAAKASPDPDGVTVTEVILAFWRHAEAFYVTPDGEPAAEQHSYKSALRILRKVAGPDPAAEFGPKRLLAVQAAMVEAGWTRKYVNRSLGRVRHVFKWAVSREMIPVEIYTALQTVEPLRAGKTAAPEGGDRHAVPAEDFEAVKDVMCEKHRNVLDLLVLTGARPSELLGLTTAGIDRTGEVWVATLTRHKTAHKGKKRSLVFGPKSQSTLEGYLNLDEPDAPLFGLRRDTLSQAVKRACEQADVTPFTPYALRHTCGFRARAEVGLDATQQLLGHANAAQTEHYAPPDLAAAIAYARDRG, via the coding sequence ATGTCCGTCACGCGCAAGCGTCGCACCCCCGCGCTCGTTCACCACAAACCGACCGGTCAGGCCCGGGTCCGCATCGGCGGGCGGGACTTCTACCTCGGCCGGTACGGCTCCCCCGAGGCGGAGGCGGCCTACCACCGCCTGCTCGCCGATTGGCGGGAGACCGGAATCGTTCCCCCGACCGCCAAAGCGGCGAAGGCGTCGCCGGACCCGGACGGCGTGACCGTCACGGAGGTGATCCTCGCGTTCTGGCGCCACGCGGAGGCCTTCTACGTCACCCCGGACGGCGAGCCCGCCGCCGAACAGCACAGCTACAAGTCCGCCCTGAGGATCCTGCGGAAGGTCGCCGGCCCTGACCCGGCGGCCGAGTTCGGTCCGAAACGGCTACTGGCGGTGCAGGCGGCGATGGTCGAGGCCGGCTGGACGCGGAAGTACGTGAACCGCTCGCTGGGCCGAGTCCGGCATGTCTTCAAGTGGGCCGTCTCCCGGGAGATGATCCCGGTGGAGATCTACACGGCGCTGCAGACGGTCGAACCGCTGCGGGCCGGTAAGACCGCCGCCCCCGAAGGCGGCGACCGCCACGCCGTGCCCGCCGAAGACTTCGAGGCCGTGAAGGACGTCATGTGCGAGAAGCACCGCAACGTGCTGGACCTGCTCGTGCTGACCGGCGCCCGTCCTTCGGAGTTGCTCGGCCTGACGACCGCCGGGATCGACCGCACCGGCGAGGTGTGGGTCGCGACGCTCACCCGGCACAAGACGGCCCATAAGGGCAAGAAGCGGTCGCTGGTCTTCGGCCCGAAGTCGCAGTCGACCTTGGAGGGCTACCTGAACCTGGACGAGCCGGACGCCCCGTTGTTCGGCCTCCGCCGCGACACGCTCTCGCAGGCGGTGAAGCGGGCCTGCGAGCAGGCCGACGTGACGCCGTTCACCCCCTACGCCCTGCGGCACACCTGCGGGTTCCGCGCCCGGGCGGAAGTCGGGCTGGACGCGACGCAGCAGTTGCTCGGTCACGCCAACGCCGCCCAAACTGAACACTACGCCCCGCCCGACCTCGCCGCCGCGATCGCCTACGCCCGCGACCGCGGGTGA
- a CDS encoding serine hydrolase domain-containing protein: MQDWAIDWSDDPAAVGLNPTRWARVAPLMNALCGEAAAAICVGRGRTALRPLASGLIVPGGPPATPETRFAVASLTKPIVATLVLAAVERGELSLGERVVDRLPAFGGGKKRAVRIRHLLTHTSGLPDLLPDDLELREAGAPLETFLQRAAAEPLTFEPGRAVAYSSLGFAVLWALLNDGDPDQGGRLLSDRVLEPLGMTATSLGPAGAAVGEIAAVRTPGRASAGTRVSVWNSDYWRELGAPWGGALSTAADMGRFCAAWTTGGGPVLSPAAVEAATANALAPMRQIPEEDRRCRPWGLGWRRVWPAHAAYFGDLLPPEAFGHWGSTGCVMWADPRTRRWAAILTAHPQDPEGTLCGRLSNAIVASFAAKRGHVGDALADSRRGE, encoded by the coding sequence ATGCAGGACTGGGCGATCGATTGGAGCGACGACCCCGCCGCGGTCGGCCTCAACCCGACCCGCTGGGCCCGCGTCGCCCCGCTGATGAACGCCCTCTGCGGCGAGGCGGCCGCGGCGATTTGCGTCGGCCGCGGACGGACCGCCCTGCGGCCGCTCGCCAGCGGCCTGATCGTCCCGGGCGGCCCGCCCGCCACGCCGGAGACGCGGTTCGCCGTCGCCTCCCTGACCAAGCCGATCGTGGCGACGCTCGTCCTCGCCGCGGTGGAGCGGGGGGAGCTGTCCCTGGGCGAGCGGGTCGTCGACCGGCTGCCGGCGTTCGGCGGGGGGAAGAAGCGGGCGGTCCGCATCCGGCACCTGCTCACCCACACCTCCGGTCTGCCGGACCTGCTGCCGGACGACCTGGAGCTCCGCGAAGCCGGCGCTCCGCTGGAGACGTTCCTGCAAAGGGCCGCCGCCGAACCGCTGACGTTCGAGCCCGGCCGGGCCGTCGCCTATTCCAGCCTCGGCTTCGCCGTCCTCTGGGCGCTGCTGAACGACGGCGACCCGGACCAGGGGGGCCGGCTGCTCTCCGACCGCGTTCTCGAACCCCTCGGCATGACGGCGACTTCCCTCGGCCCGGCGGGCGCCGCAGTCGGAGAGATCGCGGCGGTGCGGACCCCGGGGCGGGCGTCGGCGGGCACGCGGGTGTCGGTCTGGAACAGCGATTACTGGCGTGAGCTGGGGGCGCCGTGGGGCGGGGCGCTCTCGACGGCGGCGGACATGGGTCGATTCTGCGCCGCCTGGACGACGGGCGGCGGCCCCGTGCTGAGCCCCGCGGCCGTCGAAGCCGCCACGGCGAACGCCCTCGCCCCGATGCGGCAGATTCCCGAGGAGGACCGTCGCTGCCGCCCGTGGGGTCTGGGGTGGCGCCGGGTCTGGCCGGCCCACGCGGCGTATTTCGGGGACCTGCTCCCCCCGGAGGCGTTCGGCCACTGGGGCTCGACCGGCTGCGTGATGTGGGCCGACCCGCGGACCCGCCGCTGGGCGGCGATCCTGACGGCGCACCCGCAGGACCCGGAGGGGACGCTCTGCGGGCGTCTCTCGAACGCAATCGTTGCGTCGTTCGCCGCCAAGCGCGGACACGTCGGCGACGCACTTGCGGATTCGCGACGGGGCGAATAG
- a CDS encoding MotA/TolQ/ExbB proton channel family protein: MPRNLPRTCVAAVALTFAPVGFVPAGFAQEGGAAPADAAAGMPDLRELLEAGGVVGLLILALSVAMVALIVQQMLAVRRGRLLPRGLAGEAHGLIARKRFKEAAEVGARRGGLLGRLVHAGAVEADRGYEAAEKAMEDAAAEEAARLTRRAEYLSVIATVAPMLGLLGTVWGMMLAFNEFSTKANPQVSELAPGIFKALVTTLLGLGVAVPAVASFALLRNKIDELVAEAAGAAEHIFSELRRSAPAQPAAVTPRPRAASALQTPPQAPAGPVAPLGRRGAGL, from the coding sequence GTGCCCCGCAATCTCCCCCGCACGTGCGTCGCCGCGGTCGCGCTGACCTTCGCCCCCGTCGGGTTCGTCCCCGCAGGCTTCGCGCAGGAAGGAGGGGCGGCCCCCGCCGACGCCGCCGCCGGGATGCCGGACCTGCGCGAACTGTTGGAGGCCGGAGGGGTCGTCGGGCTGCTGATCCTCGCGCTGTCCGTGGCGATGGTGGCGTTGATCGTCCAGCAGATGCTCGCGGTGCGTCGCGGCCGGCTGCTGCCCCGGGGGTTGGCGGGCGAGGCTCACGGGCTGATCGCCCGCAAGCGGTTCAAGGAGGCGGCGGAGGTCGGCGCCCGCCGCGGGGGGCTGCTGGGCCGACTGGTGCACGCCGGAGCCGTCGAGGCGGACCGCGGCTACGAGGCGGCGGAGAAGGCGATGGAGGACGCCGCCGCCGAGGAGGCCGCCCGTCTGACCCGGCGGGCGGAGTACCTGTCCGTGATCGCCACCGTCGCCCCGATGCTGGGTCTGCTGGGGACCGTGTGGGGCATGATGCTGGCCTTCAACGAGTTCAGCACGAAGGCGAACCCGCAGGTGTCGGAGTTGGCGCCGGGCATCTTCAAAGCGCTGGTGACCACGCTGTTGGGGCTGGGCGTGGCGGTGCCGGCGGTGGCGTCGTTCGCCCTGCTGCGGAACAAGATCGACGAACTCGTCGCCGAGGCCGCCGGCGCCGCGGAGCACATCTTCAGCGAACTGCGGCGGAGCGCTCCGGCTCAGCCCGCCGCCGTTACGCCGAGGCCCCGCGCGGCCTCGGCGTTACAGACGCCTCCGCAGGCCCCCGCGGGGCCGGTCGCGCCGCTGGGGCGCCGGGGGGCGGGGCTGTGA
- a CDS encoding vWA domain-containing protein codes for MTAPSYGGVPGSGLPTFAPPRRERSGLLPGWLTSVVLHAALLALVATQLRSCAGSNSDGEATDGFREVGIRLRATEGTEDGPNAASSPAPATAATDAPPQPTADPLSNAAAFDAQEANRNTEPTNDAPPALGPGVGSMTGPAAQSGGALDAPLGPVADPGSLGGAAKRGATEFFGLRAEAETFVYVIDSSGSMDPAHEFAIAKREALASLATLGPRQRFQILFFNDTVKPMSERARMEDGFYFATGFNKTLAGQFVGSVVPGGGTQPLVALEAALALKPDAIFFLTDGKRALSPQDFSALRRLNKSNTRIHCVNFGRGRELRSGPVAQLAAEHNGGYEYCDVRELR; via the coding sequence ATGACCGCCCCCAGCTACGGCGGCGTCCCGGGCTCCGGCCTGCCGACGTTCGCCCCGCCGCGGCGGGAACGGTCCGGCCTGCTGCCCGGCTGGCTGACGAGCGTCGTGCTGCACGCCGCCCTGCTGGCGCTCGTCGCCACGCAACTGCGGAGCTGCGCGGGGTCGAACAGCGACGGCGAGGCGACCGACGGTTTTCGGGAGGTCGGGATCCGCCTGCGCGCGACCGAGGGAACGGAGGACGGCCCCAACGCCGCCTCCTCCCCCGCCCCGGCGACCGCCGCGACGGACGCCCCGCCGCAGCCGACCGCCGACCCGCTCTCCAACGCCGCGGCGTTCGACGCCCAGGAGGCGAACCGCAACACGGAGCCCACGAACGACGCCCCGCCGGCGCTCGGCCCCGGGGTCGGTTCGATGACCGGCCCGGCCGCCCAAAGCGGCGGGGCGTTGGACGCCCCCCTCGGCCCGGTCGCCGACCCCGGCAGTCTGGGCGGGGCCGCGAAGCGGGGGGCGACGGAGTTCTTCGGTCTGCGGGCGGAGGCGGAGACGTTCGTGTACGTGATCGATAGCAGCGGGAGCATGGATCCCGCCCACGAGTTCGCCATCGCCAAGCGGGAGGCCCTCGCCAGCCTCGCCACGCTCGGCCCGCGGCAGCGGTTCCAGATCCTGTTCTTCAACGACACGGTCAAGCCGATGTCGGAGCGGGCCCGGATGGAGGACGGCTTCTACTTCGCCACCGGCTTCAACAAGACCTTGGCCGGGCAGTTCGTCGGCTCGGTGGTCCCCGGCGGCGGGACGCAGCCGCTGGTGGCGCTGGAGGCGGCGCTCGCCCTGAAGCCGGACGCGATCTTCTTCCTCACCGACGGCAAGCGCGCCCTCTCCCCGCAGGACTTCAGCGCGCTGCGGCGGCTGAACAAGTCGAACACCCGCATCCACTGCGTGAACTTCGGCCGCGGCCGCGAACTGCGGAGCGGCCCGGTCGCGCAGCTCGCCGCCGAGCACAACGGCGGCTACGAGTACTGCGACGTGCGGGAGCTGCGATGA
- a CDS encoding tetratricopeptide repeat protein — MSRVAALALALLPLATAAAEDVVTLRTEDGGRRDAVGEVIAYDSRLLSLRAPTGALLDFPAADVVKVTTPRLPGHLAGLRAWAERDVIATRQNLAAALEEEPREWVRREILAALVTADLAAADRPSAGGRFLALFRSDPAATDRLGLLPVPWGDRPPRGEELAAANRWVNGPDEAEQLLGAGVLVGSPSRRAGAVETLQRLSRSGSNEIAELARLQRWRAKVLDGEGTAAELDAARRRIDDLPEPLRAGPTFTLGVAAVAAGRNDEAIAAFLWTPIADPVDPIRAADGLLRAGDLLRAGDPLAAIRLWRECVARFPFAEAAEDARRRLDELGAAPDKPLEPADDASGEAATAVPAAADSP; from the coding sequence ATGAGCCGCGTCGCCGCCCTCGCCCTCGCCCTGCTGCCGCTCGCAACGGCCGCGGCCGAGGACGTGGTGACCCTCCGCACCGAAGACGGCGGGCGGCGGGACGCGGTGGGGGAGGTGATCGCCTACGACTCGCGGCTGCTCTCGCTGCGGGCGCCGACCGGGGCGCTGCTGGACTTTCCCGCCGCCGACGTGGTGAAGGTGACGACCCCGCGACTGCCGGGGCACCTCGCCGGGCTGCGGGCCTGGGCGGAGCGGGACGTGATCGCGACCCGGCAGAACCTCGCCGCCGCCCTCGAAGAGGAACCGCGGGAGTGGGTGCGGCGGGAGATCCTCGCGGCGCTGGTCACCGCGGACCTCGCCGCCGCGGACCGGCCGTCGGCGGGCGGACGGTTCCTCGCCCTGTTTCGCAGCGATCCGGCGGCGACCGACCGGCTGGGCCTGCTGCCGGTCCCCTGGGGCGACCGGCCGCCGCGGGGCGAAGAGCTCGCCGCGGCGAACCGCTGGGTCAACGGCCCGGACGAGGCGGAGCAGTTGCTGGGCGCCGGCGTGCTGGTCGGCTCCCCCTCCCGGCGGGCGGGGGCCGTGGAGACGTTGCAGCGGCTGAGTCGGTCGGGCTCGAACGAGATCGCGGAGCTGGCCCGGCTCCAGCGTTGGCGGGCGAAGGTGTTGGACGGCGAGGGAACCGCGGCGGAACTCGACGCCGCCCGCCGCCGGATCGACGACCTGCCGGAGCCGCTGCGGGCCGGGCCGACGTTCACGCTCGGCGTCGCGGCCGTCGCGGCGGGGCGAAACGACGAGGCGATCGCCGCGTTCCTCTGGACGCCGATCGCGGACCCGGTCGACCCGATCCGGGCGGCGGACGGGCTGCTGCGGGCGGGCGATCTGCTGCGGGCGGGCGATCCGCTGGCGGCGATCCGGCTGTGGCGGGAGTGCGTCGCCCGCTTCCCCTTCGCCGAGGCCGCCGAGGACGCCCGCCGCCGGCTGGACGAGCTCGGCGCCGCCCCGGACAAGCCCCTCGAACCGGCCGACGACGCATCGGGCGAGGCTGCGACTGCCGTTCCGGCGGCGGCGGACTCCCCCTAA
- a CDS encoding response regulator, translating into MLSRRLRRRGYEVLIATDGQQGVEDAKKERPQLILMDMSLPVLDGWEATRQIRADSEIGDTRIIALTAHAMAGDREKAISAGCDDYHTKPVDLEQLVQQIETLLNGPGGP; encoded by the coding sequence ATGCTTTCGCGCCGACTCCGGCGACGCGGTTACGAAGTGCTGATCGCGACGGACGGTCAGCAGGGCGTCGAGGACGCAAAAAAGGAGCGTCCGCAACTAATTCTGATGGACATGAGCCTGCCCGTACTGGACGGCTGGGAGGCCACCAGACAAATCCGCGCCGACTCGGAGATCGGGGACACGCGGATCATCGCCCTGACCGCCCACGCCATGGCGGGGGACCGCGAGAAAGCGATCTCCGCCGGCTGTGACGACTACCACACCAAGCCCGTCGATCTGGAGCAGCTCGTGCAGCAGATCGAGACGTTACTCAACGGCCCTGGCGGGCCGTGA
- a CDS encoding STAS domain-containing protein yields MPDLSDTPTTFSAGKPLREAASGAPDADDQPLPAGCDRPATFTLYSHGEVTALGWDGAVAIDPDPATFLQEVADLAAGAGAKALAIDLTGLERFPPGLLGGLPALVRRGVRVLLFNPTPDVRELLRVSHLDRHLGVHEVDVPAPR; encoded by the coding sequence ATGCCCGATCTGTCCGACACCCCCACCACCTTCTCCGCAGGCAAGCCGCTGCGGGAAGCCGCGTCCGGCGCCCCCGACGCCGACGACCAACCGTTGCCGGCGGGGTGCGACCGCCCCGCCACCTTCACGCTGTACTCCCACGGGGAGGTGACGGCGCTCGGCTGGGACGGCGCCGTGGCGATCGACCCCGACCCGGCGACGTTCCTGCAGGAAGTCGCCGACCTCGCCGCCGGCGCCGGCGCCAAGGCGTTGGCGATCGACCTGACCGGCCTGGAACGCTTCCCCCCCGGTCTGCTGGGCGGCCTGCCGGCGCTGGTGCGGCGGGGCGTTCGCGTGCTGCTGTTCAACCCGACCCCGGACGTCCGCGAACTGCTGCGGGTTTCGCACCTGGACCGCCACCTCGGCGTGCACGAGGTCGACGTCCCCGCGCCGCGCTGA
- a CDS encoding helix-turn-helix domain-containing protein, whose amino-acid sequence MIDSKERRSEALRECDAGRGTREVAAFFGVSESWARRVKQGRRERGKVALRANPGVA is encoded by the coding sequence GTGATCGATTCCAAGGAACGCCGGTCCGAGGCGCTGCGGGAGTGCGACGCGGGGAGAGGCACGCGGGAGGTCGCCGCGTTCTTCGGCGTCTCCGAGAGCTGGGCGCGGCGGGTCAAGCAGGGGCGGCGGGAGCGCGGCAAGGTCGCCCTTAGAGCAAACCCAGGTGTGGCGTAG
- a CDS encoding IS630 family transposase (programmed frameshift) yields MGRRQNAGVHPAHGVESVRAYSEDLRERVLTARDAGEPTRVVADRFAVSPAWVRRLVQRRRESGTDEVPAARTAPGRTRALAGREAEIVAAMNAETDRTVRQLKADLKLNCSAETLRRELRRLGFRYKKTLIACEQTRPDVADARRRWRRARGGFRAGRLVFLDETWAKTNMTPTRGWAPRGRRLLASVPHGHWRTTTFLCGLRADGPVAPLVVDGAIDGPLFLAWVRQHLAPILRRGDVVVMDNLAAHKVAGVAEAIRAVGAKARYLPPYSPDLNPIELLFSKLKRLIRAAGERTVEGLWRRIGELLDRFPPSECRNYLRHCGYTRYA; encoded by the exons ATGGGGCGACGGCAAAATGCCGGCGTCCATCCCGCTCACGGAGTCGAGTCGGTGCGTGCGTATTCGGAGGATCTGAGAGAACGCGTGCTGACCGCCCGCGACGCCGGCGAGCCGACGAGGGTCGTGGCCGACCGTTTCGCCGTCAGTCCCGCCTGGGTGCGGCGGCTGGTCCAGCGGCGGCGGGAGAGCGGCACGGACGAGGTCCCCGCCGCCCGGACCGCGCCGGGACGGACGCGGGCGCTGGCGGGCCGGGAGGCGGAGATCGTCGCCGCGATGAACGCCGAGACCGATCGCACCGTGCGGCAGCTGAAGGCCGATCTGAAGCTGAATTGCTCGGCGGAGACGCTGCGACGAGAACTCCGCCGGCTCGGTTTCCGCTAT AAAAAGACGCTGATCGCCTGCGAGCAAACCCGCCCCGACGTCGCCGACGCCCGGAGGCGTTGGCGGCGGGCCCGCGGCGGCTTCCGGGCCGGGCGGCTGGTCTTTCTGGACGAGACGTGGGCCAAGACGAACATGACCCCGACCCGGGGGTGGGCGCCGCGGGGACGCCGGCTGCTGGCGTCCGTGCCGCACGGCCACTGGCGCACCACGACGTTTTTATGCGGGTTGCGGGCCGACGGCCCGGTCGCCCCGTTGGTCGTCGACGGGGCGATCGACGGGCCGCTGTTTCTGGCGTGGGTCCGGCAACATCTGGCGCCGATTCTGCGCCGCGGCGACGTGGTGGTGATGGACAACCTCGCCGCCCACAAGGTGGCGGGCGTGGCGGAGGCGATCCGGGCCGTCGGTGCGAAGGCGCGGTACCTGCCGCCGTACAGCCCCGACCTGAACCCGATCGAACTGCTGTTCAGCAAGCTCAAGCGTCTGATCCGGGCCGCGGGCGAGCGGACGGTCGAGGGGCTGTGGCGCCGCATCGGCGAACTGCTCGACCGCTTCCCGCCGTCCGAGTGCCGGAACTATCTCCGCCACTGCGGCTATACACGCTACGCCTGA
- a CDS encoding LolA family protein has protein sequence MFTRLLAASVLLLYAPLVGGAQNAAGPKDSPPNLPAELAAETPVDAAAETSAETPVAAPRPDTRRTAGRILDEARVRLGAVPSLSANLRQTAVVGGHRFDSVGRLLVASGGRVRIELNPAPEQAELGPSLLQVCDGAVMHTQYGLDDRIAVTRRNIRTVRAEAAARDSGVSLAGDLASGGLTGTLASLRTAMQWEEPQTETIADRQYLVLNGRWTEGVLAVFAERTAEAKLLPDPPPPTGVTVYLDAETLFPHRIRYWSQIASGPRAPMLTLDFSDIRVNVPLPDDAFAFTLPDDVEVDDLTEPAVVRARTAGLPKRVRSPEENENAGGAGDE, from the coding sequence ATGTTCACGCGACTCCTCGCCGCTTCGGTTCTCCTCTTATACGCACCGCTGGTCGGCGGGGCCCAGAATGCCGCGGGACCGAAGGATTCGCCCCCGAACCTGCCGGCCGAATTGGCCGCCGAAACGCCGGTCGATGCGGCGGCCGAAACGTCGGCGGAGACGCCGGTCGCCGCCCCCCGCCCGGACACCCGCCGCACCGCCGGCCGGATCCTCGACGAGGCCCGCGTGCGGCTGGGCGCCGTGCCGTCGCTGTCGGCGAACCTCCGGCAGACGGCGGTGGTCGGCGGGCATCGGTTCGACAGCGTCGGCCGCCTGCTGGTGGCCTCCGGCGGGCGGGTGCGGATCGAACTGAACCCCGCCCCGGAGCAGGCGGAGCTCGGCCCCTCCCTGTTGCAGGTCTGCGACGGGGCGGTGATGCACACGCAGTACGGCCTGGACGACCGCATCGCCGTGACCCGCCGCAATATCCGCACCGTCCGCGCCGAAGCCGCCGCCCGGGACAGCGGCGTGAGCCTGGCGGGGGATCTCGCCAGCGGGGGGCTGACCGGCACGCTGGCCTCCCTGCGGACGGCCATGCAGTGGGAGGAACCGCAGACCGAAACGATCGCGGACCGCCAGTACCTCGTGCTGAACGGCCGCTGGACCGAGGGCGTGCTGGCGGTGTTCGCGGAGCGGACCGCGGAAGCCAAGCTCCTGCCGGACCCGCCGCCGCCCACCGGCGTGACGGTTTACCTGGACGCCGAGACCCTGTTCCCGCACCGCATCCGCTACTGGTCGCAAATCGCGAGCGGCCCGCGGGCGCCGATGCTCACGCTGGACTTCTCCGACATTCGGGTGAACGTCCCGCTGCCGGACGACGCCTTCGCCTTCACCCTGCCCGACGACGTGGAGGTGGACGACCTGACGGAGCCGGCCGTCGTCCGCGCCCGCACCGCCGGCCTGCCGAAGCGTGTGCGCTCGCCCGAGGAGAACGAGAACGCCGGCGGGGCGGGCGACGAATGA
- a CDS encoding DUF11 domain-containing protein, which yields MPRPSLSELRAAALLTLAAACTLADGVCGGSSAAFAQGLRRPQAGTPLPPLADTPAGALGARAVLLDPARRGFMTVNVSAAGGGAVEIYGEPFAPPIPVGGDPAAPEGPAGGSLVRLCVGRTYRMRITDIPGLPPETTLFPSIELVDRLHPPDGLASAFPLPVSITPEEAAQAAAGALITKVIYLEDPDLAPTTWFRGPLRRTDLPPNADPLAEGGARGRVIAVVRLGGRTPDLRTPERAFYGTGGPVLPAAPADVNLPPLPPVTDAVTQVSAVEPAKSITEIVGPGIPCPEGRATLDLGSSADCPVDACPVDACPAPALCPPPRFAPPVHCPPGGVRYGALPPVGGAVLDWRVPGPYCPPEVRPKDEYLCDGGDRLRPAGTTDYLGGLGGLDPEDAVVRFRGSDGELHVCPTNRVCIYAPRFAEVRTLFGVVADTRYFGPADLARTARSNVDVIDVPTGLVRQDVRPDAARVRSRASGLAVDSPWSALSDVLRSQQNVRYTEVLRVVTNEQANLRTGVTAAELAQREDAAAVWTRADNPVTFFVGAATTTAIGVNRPQVIVGVEDKRKPGLLCVHKYADKAFAATGDIVTFTITVENRGQKPLSEIVILDNLTPRLEYVEGSAEATLAGEIQVTPNGEGSGIVRFVLTEDLEGGEKGQLTFQTRVR from the coding sequence ATGCCCCGTCCGTCCCTCTCCGAACTGCGGGCCGCGGCCCTGCTGACCCTCGCCGCGGCCTGCACGCTGGCGGACGGGGTCTGCGGCGGGTCGTCCGCGGCGTTCGCCCAGGGGCTGCGGCGTCCGCAGGCCGGCACGCCGCTGCCCCCGCTCGCCGACACCCCCGCCGGCGCCCTCGGCGCCCGGGCCGTGCTGCTCGATCCGGCCCGTCGCGGCTTCATGACGGTGAACGTCTCCGCGGCCGGCGGCGGTGCCGTGGAGATCTACGGCGAACCGTTCGCCCCCCCGATTCCCGTCGGCGGCGACCCCGCCGCCCCGGAAGGCCCCGCGGGCGGCTCGCTGGTCCGGCTGTGCGTCGGCCGCACCTATCGGATGCGGATCACGGACATCCCCGGTCTCCCGCCGGAAACCACGCTGTTCCCCAGCATCGAACTGGTGGACCGGCTGCACCCGCCCGACGGGCTCGCCAGCGCCTTCCCCCTGCCGGTCAGCATCACCCCGGAGGAGGCCGCCCAGGCCGCCGCCGGGGCGCTGATCACCAAGGTGATCTATCTGGAAGACCCGGACCTCGCCCCGACGACGTGGTTCCGCGGCCCGCTGCGGCGGACCGATCTGCCCCCGAACGCCGACCCCCTCGCCGAGGGCGGCGCCCGCGGCCGGGTGATCGCCGTGGTGCGGCTGGGCGGCCGGACGCCGGACCTGCGGACGCCGGAGCGCGCCTTCTACGGCACCGGCGGCCCCGTGCTGCCGGCCGCCCCCGCCGACGTGAACCTCCCCCCGCTGCCGCCGGTGACCGACGCCGTCACCCAGGTCTCCGCCGTGGAACCGGCGAAGTCGATCACGGAGATCGTCGGCCCCGGCATCCCCTGTCCCGAAGGCCGGGCGACGCTGGACCTCGGCTCCTCGGCTGACTGCCCCGTTGACGCCTGCCCCGTCGACGCCTGCCCGGCGCCGGCCCTCTGTCCGCCGCCGCGGTTCGCCCCGCCGGTGCACTGCCCGCCGGGCGGGGTGCGGTACGGGGCGCTGCCGCCGGTCGGCGGCGCCGTGCTGGATTGGCGCGTGCCCGGCCCCTACTGCCCGCCGGAGGTGCGGCCGAAAGACGAATACCTCTGCGACGGCGGCGACCGCCTGCGCCCCGCCGGCACGACCGACTACCTCGGCGGCCTCGGCGGATTGGACCCGGAGGACGCGGTGGTCCGCTTCCGCGGCTCCGACGGCGAACTGCACGTCTGCCCGACGAACCGGGTCTGTATCTACGCTCCCCGGTTCGCCGAGGTCCGCACGCTGTTCGGCGTCGTCGCGGACACCCGCTACTTCGGCCCCGCCGATCTCGCCCGCACCGCCCGCAGCAACGTGGACGTGATCGACGTGCCGACCGGCCTGGTCCGGCAGGACGTGCGTCCCGACGCCGCCCGCGTTCGCAGTCGGGCCTCCGGTCTGGCCGTGGACTCCCCCTGGAGCGCCCTGTCCGATGTGCTCCGCAGTCAGCAGAACGTGCGGTACACGGAGGTGTTGCGGGTCGTCACGAACGAGCAGGCGAACCTCCGCACCGGCGTGACCGCCGCGGAACTCGCCCAGCGCGAGGACGCCGCGGCCGTCTGGACCCGGGCGGACAACCCGGTGACGTTCTTCGTCGGCGCCGCGACCACCACCGCGATCGGCGTGAACCGGCCGCAGGTGATCGTCGGGGTCGAGGACAAGCGGAAGCCGGGCCTGCTGTGCGTGCACAAGTACGCCGACAAAGCCTTCGCCGCCACGGGCGACATCGTCACGTTTACCATCACCGTAGAGAACCGCGGCCAGAAGCCGCTCTCGGAGATCGTGATCCTCGACAACCTCACCCCCCGGCTGGAATACGTCGAGGGCAGCGCCGAGGCCACGCTCGCCGGCGAGATTCAGGTCACCCCCAACGGCGAGGGCAGCGGCATCGTCCGCTTCGTCCTCACCGAAGACCTCGAAGGCGGCGAGAAGGGCCAGCTCACCTTCCAAACCCGCGTGCGGTAA